In Desulfotignum phosphitoxidans DSM 13687, a single window of DNA contains:
- a CDS encoding FmdE family protein, with the protein MKHLSLYLILTLWLVWVVPSSGICGPDMEKMGMDAVAAAKKALSPGQIDVCLTNAGSALLDNQSCGILLDVFSGESGVSLGQGSLLTVHRAWGEPPWAAFVSQPSPKELNMVLVRITAQGPDLKGPLNVWVDKETDFTPFYEILGKEAFSLVTLANGWADKVPPQVLFGSLFHDHLCCGVFTGYFTSRYILEQFPLTEGQGYIYIGTPAWCQDDLIMNMLNLTPGKHGYVTMAYPWSRPWKTADAVYNNLGGIVVRKDGPAGGGTAWVLSFDWQWDKFQKFAGLSQDKPDWKNDPWLHVMYNRFFTRHLDRPSEFVSVIKSRKLETKEEVDTLVRLGANPLEILLGKDSSWPESH; encoded by the coding sequence ATGAAGCACTTATCCCTGTATTTGATATTGACGCTGTGGCTGGTATGGGTTGTCCCCTCGAGTGGAATCTGTGGACCGGATATGGAAAAAATGGGCATGGATGCGGTGGCTGCTGCCAAAAAAGCTCTGTCCCCGGGACAAATAGATGTATGCCTGACCAATGCAGGGTCTGCCTTGCTTGACAATCAGTCCTGTGGAATTCTCCTCGATGTATTTTCCGGGGAATCCGGGGTCAGTCTGGGCCAGGGCAGTCTTTTAACGGTTCACCGGGCCTGGGGAGAACCTCCCTGGGCCGCCTTTGTCAGTCAGCCATCCCCAAAGGAACTGAACATGGTACTGGTCCGAATCACCGCTCAGGGACCCGACCTTAAAGGACCGTTGAACGTTTGGGTGGATAAGGAGACGGATTTTACTCCCTTTTATGAGATCCTGGGCAAAGAGGCCTTTTCCCTGGTTACCCTGGCCAACGGGTGGGCGGACAAGGTGCCTCCCCAGGTGCTTTTTGGCAGCCTTTTCCACGACCACCTCTGCTGCGGGGTGTTTACCGGCTATTTTACCAGCCGGTATATTCTTGAGCAATTTCCCCTTACAGAAGGGCAAGGATATATTTATATCGGAACACCGGCCTGGTGCCAGGATGACCTGATCATGAACATGCTCAACCTGACGCCGGGCAAACACGGATACGTGACCATGGCTTATCCCTGGAGCCGTCCCTGGAAAACCGCCGATGCCGTGTATAACAATCTGGGAGGAATTGTTGTCCGAAAAGACGGGCCTGCAGGCGGTGGGACCGCATGGGTGCTTTCCTTTGATTGGCAGTGGGACAAATTTCAAAAATTTGCAGGCCTTTCGCAGGATAAACCGGACTGGAAGAACGATCCCTGGCTCCATGTAATGTACAACCGATTTTTTACCCGGCACCTTGACCGCCCATCGGAATTTGTTTCTGTGATCAAATCCCGGAAACTTGAGACAAAAGAAGAGGTGGATACCCTTGTCCGGTTGGGGGCCAATCCCCTTGAGATTCTTTTGGGAAAAGATTCCTCCTGGCCTGAATCACACTGA